The Streptomyces sp. JB150 genomic interval CGCGACCGGGTCCGCGCCGACGCCCAGTGCTCGGTCACCCTCAACATCCACCACGTGCGCCCCCGCACCGGCAGCGAGGCCGACGCCGACGCGGCCCGCCGGATCGACGCCCTGGCCAACCGCGTCTTCACCGGACCGATGCTGCGCGGCGCCTATCCGGAAGACCTCCTCAAGGACACCGCCGGGCTCACCGACTGGTCCTTCGTGCGCGACGGCGACCTGAAGACCGCCCACCAGCCGCTCGACTTCCTCGGCGTCAACTACTACACGCCCACCGTCGTCTCGCGGGCCGACGGCAGCGGCAGCCACACCTCCGACGGGCACGGCCGGAGCGCGTACAGCCCGTGGCCGGGCGCCGACGACGTCGCCTTCCACCAGCCGCCGGGGGAGACCACCGCCATGGGCTGGGCGATCGACCCGACCGGCCTGTACGAGCTGCTGCGCCGCCTGTCCTCCGACTTCCCGCGGCTGCCGCTGATCATCACCGAGAACGGCGCGGCGTTCCACGACTACGCCGACCCCGAGGGCAACGTCAACGACCCGGAGCGGATCGCGTACGTACGCGACCACCTTGCCGCCGTGCACGAGGCGATCAGGGACGGCGCGGACGTGCGCGGCTACTTCCTGTGGTCGCTGCTGGACAACTTCGAGTGGGCCCACGGCTACAGCAAGCGCTTCGGCGCCGTCTACGTGGACTACCCGACCGGCACCCGCATCCCCAAGGCGAGCGCCCGCTGGTACGCCGAGGTGGCCCGCACCGGCGTCCTGCCCGGCGCCTGACCGGGCTCCGGGCCCCGACCCCCTCGGGTGCCCGACGCCTGACCCCGCCCGGTGCGGCACCGCGCTCCACCCCGCCCCCCCGCTCGGTGCCGCACCCGCCCGCCGGCGATCACAGCAGTCGCCCGCAAACCGGGCATAGTGCTAGAAATGGGACATGATCGGTCCTTCCCGCCGGTCCCGGACGAGAGCGGCGCCGCTGGGCGAAGGCCGCCCCGCCGGCTCGTCCCGCCGCCCAGGGGCGCCGCATGACCCCGGACGGCGCCTGTCGCCGTCCCTGAGCGTGCGCACGCTCGCCGCGCAGGTCTTCCTGCTCCAGGTCCTGATCATGCTGGTGCTCGTCGCCGTGGCCGTCGCGGCCCTGGTCGTCCAGGGGCGGTACGGGGCCGAGCGGGGCGCCGAGAACCGCTCCCTCGCCGCGGCGGAGGCGTTCGCGCACGCCCCCGGTACGGCCGCCGCGCTCCGGTCGGCCGATCCGACGGCACGGCTCCAGCCCGGCGCGGAAGCGGCCCGGCGAGGCTCCGGCGTCGACTTCATCACCGTCCTCGACCCGAACGGCGTACGGCTCACCGACCCCCGGCCCGAGTTGATCGGCACCGTAGCGGAGGGCGTGGAGCGGGCCGCCCGGGGAGAGACCTTCACCGAGACCTTCCGCGGCGACCCCACCGACGCCGTGCGCGCCGTCGTACCCGTACGCGACTCCGGCGGGCGCGTGGTCGGCATGGTCAGCGCCGGCATCCAGTTCGACACGCTGGGCCAGGTCTTCGACCAGCAGGTCCCCATGATGCTCGCCGCCGCGGTGGGCGCGCTCGCGCTCTCCACCGTCGGCACCGCCCTGGTCAGCCGGCGGCTGCGGCGGCAGACACACGGCCTGGGCCCCGCCGAGATGACCCGGATGTTCGAACACCACGACGCCGTGCTGCACGCCGTACGCGAGGGCGTCCTGATCGTCGGCGACGGACGCCTGCTGCTCGCCAACGACGAGGCCCGCAGGCTCCTGAACCTCCCGGAGAACGCCGACCGGCGACCGGTCACCGAACTCGGCCTCAGCCCCGCCCTGACCCGGCTGCTCGGGTCGGCCGAACCCGTCTCCGACGTGGTCCTCCCGGCCGGTGAGCGGCTGCTCGCGGTCAACACCCGGCTCACCGAGCCCTACGGCGGAGAGCCCGGCCTGGTCGCCACCTTCCGCGACACCACCGAACTGCGCGCCCTGTCCGGCCAGGCCGAGGTGGCCCGCGGCCGGCTCACCCTCCTGTACGAGGCGGGCGTACGCATCGGCACCACCCTGGACATCCGGCGCACCGCGGAGGAACTCGCCGACGTGGCCGTCCCCCGCATGGCCGACTTCGTCACCGTCGAACTCCTCGACTCCGTCCTGCGCGGCGAGGAGCCCACCGGCGCCGTCCGGCGGATGCGGCGCACCGCGCTGAGCGAGTCCCGGGCCGGACATCCGCTCCAGCCGGTCGGCGACCTGATCCAGTTCGTGGTGGCCGACACGCCGATGGTCGCGGCGCTGGAGCGCGGCAAGGCCGTGCGCGTCGCGGACCTGACCAGCGCCCACGACTGGCGGGCCCACGACCCGGCGGGCGCCCGCCAGGCACTGGAGTACGGCATCCACTCGCTGATCACCGTCCCCCTGCGGGCCCGGGGCGTGGTCCTCGGCATGGTCAACTTCTGGCGCGGCGCCGGCGCACCGCCGTTCGAGGAGGAGGACGTCGCCGTCGCCGAGGAACTGGTGGCCCGCGCCGCCGTCGCCATCGACAACGCCCGCCGCTACGCCCGCGAGCACACCCTGGCCGTCACCCTGCAGCGCAGCCTGCTGCCCCGGGACGTCCCCGAGCAGGACGCGCTGGAGATCGCCTGGCGGTATCTGCCCGCCCAGGCCGGGGTGGGCGGCGACTGGTTCGACGTCATCCCGCTCCCCGGCTTCCGGGTGGCCCTGGTCGTCGGCGACATCGTCGGCCACGGGCTGCACGCCGCGGTGACCATGGGCCGGCTGCGGACCGCGGTGCTGAACTTCTCCTCGCTGGACCTCCCGCCGGACGAACTGCTCAGCCACCTCGACGAGATGGTGATGCTCCTGGACGCGCAGACGTCGTCGGAGGGCCACAGCGACGGCGCCCCCGTCACCGGCGCCACCTGCCTGTACGCCATCTACGACCCGGTCGCCGGACGCTGCACCCTCTCCCGCGCCGGGCACGTCGCACCGGCCGTGGTCGACCCCGAGGGCGCGGTGACCTTCCCCGACCTCCCGCTCTCGCCGCCCCTGGGGGTCGGCGGGCACCCCTTCGAGGCCGGCGAGCTGGACCTGCCCGAGGGCAGCCGGCTCGTCCTCTTCACCGACGGACTGATCGAGGACCGCGGCCGTGACATCGACGAGGGCCTGCGGCTGCTCCGCGCGGCGGTGGCCGGCCCGGACCGCACACCGGAGGAGACCTGCGGCACCGTCATGGACACGATGCTGCCCGGCCACCCCAGCGACGACGTCGCCCTGCTGGTCGCCCGCACCCGGCTGCTCGACTCCTCGCGGGTCGCCGCCTGGGACGTACCGTTCGACGTGACCGCCGTCTCCCGGGTCCGCGCGGAGGTGAGCCGCAGGCTCGGCGACTGGGGCCTGGAGGAGCCGGCCTTCACCACCGAACTCGTCCTCAGCGAACTCCTCACCAACGCGATCCGCTACGGCGCTCCCCCCGTGCACGTCCGGGTGATGCTGGGCCGCACCCTCGTCCTGGAGGTCTCGGACGGCAGCAACACCTCCCCGCGCCTGCGCCGCGCCGCCACCACCGACGAGGGCGGCCGCGGCCTGTTCCTGGTCTCCCAGTTCGCGGACCGCTGGGGCACCCGCTACGTGGCGAAGGGCAAGGTCATCTGGGCGGAACTCACCCTGGGCCGCGCCCCGGAACCGGACCCGACCGTGCTGATGGACGAGCTGGCCTGGTGAGCCGGTGGAGGGGCCGGGCTGGTGCCGGGCTGGTGCCGGGCTGGTGAGCCGGCCGCGCCCGCTGTGCGTTCGTGTGGGAAAACTTCGCCTTTCGTGAAGGCGCACCACCGTTGACGCGCTCGTGTCCCGTGCCTACCTTCCAAGAAAGCGCTTGCCCGCTCCTCGGGCCACCGTTTCTCCAGCGTGAAGCCACCAGACAGCAGTCTGCTTCGTCATGCCTGAAAGCAGTTAGAGAAAGGGCTATCCCACATGCGATTACCCGGTCCCCAGCCACCACCGGACGACACGCGAGACTCCGCCTCCCTCAGCCGCCGCAGGCTGCTGACAGGCACCGCCGCCACCGCGGCCGTCGCGGCCCTCCCGGCCCTCGGCGGGTCCCCGCCCGCCGCGGCCGCCACCCCGCCGGAGCAGGCCCGGCTCGCCGCCCCGGCGGCGCAGAGCGCCGACGGCTTCGCGGGCGTCGCCGCCCTCGGCCTGACCGGCACCACCGGCGGCGCCGACGGCCCCGTGGTCACCGTCACCGACGCCGAGACGTTCCTGGACTACTGCGACCGCACGGAACCGTACGTCATCCAGGTCTCCGGCACCCTGCGCATCACCAGCAAACAGGGCGTCCGCTCCCACAAGACCATCGTCGGACTGGGCACCGACGCGGAGATCACCGGCGGCGGCCTCGACATGTACCGCAGACAGAACGTGATCATCAGGAACCTGCGGTTCACGGACGCCGAGGACGACGCGATCAGCATCCAGCAGTCCTCGCACCACATCTGGATCGACCACTGCACCTTCAGCTCGGGCGCGGACGGCCTGATCGACATCGTGCGCGGCGCGGACTACGTCACCGTGTCCTGGAACCACTTCCACGACCACAGCAAGACCATGCTGATCGGCCACTCGGACGCCAACGGCAGCCAGGACCGCGGCGCGTTGCGGGTCACCTTCCACCACAACTTCTTCGACGGCACGGCCCAGCGCCACCCGCGTGTCCGCTTCGGCGAACCCGTGCACGTCTACAACAACTACTACCGCGCCAACACCCTCTACGGCGTGGCGTCCACCGAGGACGCGGGCGTGCTGGTGGAGGCCAACCACTTCGAGAACGTCGCCCACCCGGTCTACTCCGGCTACGACGAGAGCGGCCCCGGCCGGGTGGTCGAACGCGGGAACGTCTACGTGAACTGCGGGAGACCCGAGACGCTCGGCACGGTCGTGGAGCCGCGCACCTACTACGCGTACACCCTCGACGCCCCCGCGAACCTCCCCGCCCTCGTGCCCGCCGGTGCCGGCGCCGGCCGCATCTGAAGGAGCCTTCCGTGCCAGAAGTCCCCCCGATCACCCGCCGCGGCCTGCTCGCGGGCACCGCCGCGGCCGCCGCCTCCGCCGCCCTCCTGACCGCCGGTACGGCCTCGCGCGCCCGGGCCGCCACCCCCGTGGCGGACACCGCGTCACCGGCCCGGCTCGCCGCCGTGGCGGCGCAGAGCGCGGACGGGTTCGCGAGTGTCAGCGCGCTCGGCCTGAACGGCACCACGGGCGGCGTCGCCGGACCCACCGTGACCGTGACCACCGCAGCCCAGCTCGCCGACTACGCCGGCCGCAACTCGCCGTACGTCATCCTCGTCTCCGGGCGCATCCAGCTCGGCGGCATGGTCACCGTGGTGGCCGACAAGTCGATCCTCGGCATCGGCTCCACCGCCGAGATCACCGGTGGCGGTCTCCAGCTCGGATCGACGACCCGGCCCGGCAACAACGTGATCATCCGCAACATCCGCTTCACCCGCGCCTCCGACGACTCCGTCAGCGTCACCAACCGCGCCCACCACGTCTGGATCGACCACTGCGACTTCTCGCAGGGCTACGACGGACTGCTCGACATCAAACGGGAGTCGGACTACGTCACCGTGTCCTGGAAC includes:
- a CDS encoding GH1 family beta-glucosidase, whose product is MVTAAQQQTASAPDASRTFPKGFLWGAATASYQIEGAAREDGRTPSIWDTYARTPGRVRNGDTGDIATDHYHRWREDVALMADLGIGAYRFSLAWPRIQPTGRGPAVQKGLDFYRRLVDELLEKGIRPVATLYHWDLPQDLEDAGGWPERVTAERFAEYAALAADALGDRVRTWTTLNEPWCSAFLGYGSGVHAPGRTDPVAALRAAHHLNLAHGLAVQALRDRVRADAQCSVTLNIHHVRPRTGSEADADAARRIDALANRVFTGPMLRGAYPEDLLKDTAGLTDWSFVRDGDLKTAHQPLDFLGVNYYTPTVVSRADGSGSHTSDGHGRSAYSPWPGADDVAFHQPPGETTAMGWAIDPTGLYELLRRLSSDFPRLPLIITENGAAFHDYADPEGNVNDPERIAYVRDHLAAVHEAIRDGADVRGYFLWSLLDNFEWAHGYSKRFGAVYVDYPTGTRIPKASARWYAEVARTGVLPGA
- a CDS encoding SpoIIE family protein phosphatase, whose product is MLVLVAVAVAALVVQGRYGAERGAENRSLAAAEAFAHAPGTAAALRSADPTARLQPGAEAARRGSGVDFITVLDPNGVRLTDPRPELIGTVAEGVERAARGETFTETFRGDPTDAVRAVVPVRDSGGRVVGMVSAGIQFDTLGQVFDQQVPMMLAAAVGALALSTVGTALVSRRLRRQTHGLGPAEMTRMFEHHDAVLHAVREGVLIVGDGRLLLANDEARRLLNLPENADRRPVTELGLSPALTRLLGSAEPVSDVVLPAGERLLAVNTRLTEPYGGEPGLVATFRDTTELRALSGQAEVARGRLTLLYEAGVRIGTTLDIRRTAEELADVAVPRMADFVTVELLDSVLRGEEPTGAVRRMRRTALSESRAGHPLQPVGDLIQFVVADTPMVAALERGKAVRVADLTSAHDWRAHDPAGARQALEYGIHSLITVPLRARGVVLGMVNFWRGAGAPPFEEEDVAVAEELVARAAVAIDNARRYAREHTLAVTLQRSLLPRDVPEQDALEIAWRYLPAQAGVGGDWFDVIPLPGFRVALVVGDIVGHGLHAAVTMGRLRTAVLNFSSLDLPPDELLSHLDEMVMLLDAQTSSEGHSDGAPVTGATCLYAIYDPVAGRCTLSRAGHVAPAVVDPEGAVTFPDLPLSPPLGVGGHPFEAGELDLPEGSRLVLFTDGLIEDRGRDIDEGLRLLRAAVAGPDRTPEETCGTVMDTMLPGHPSDDVALLVARTRLLDSSRVAAWDVPFDVTAVSRVRAEVSRRLGDWGLEEPAFTTELVLSELLTNAIRYGAPPVHVRVMLGRTLVLEVSDGSNTSPRLRRAATTDEGGRGLFLVSQFADRWGTRYVAKGKVIWAELTLGRAPEPDPTVLMDELAW
- a CDS encoding right-handed parallel beta-helix repeat-containing protein, which translates into the protein MRLPGPQPPPDDTRDSASLSRRRLLTGTAATAAVAALPALGGSPPAAAATPPEQARLAAPAAQSADGFAGVAALGLTGTTGGADGPVVTVTDAETFLDYCDRTEPYVIQVSGTLRITSKQGVRSHKTIVGLGTDAEITGGGLDMYRRQNVIIRNLRFTDAEDDAISIQQSSHHIWIDHCTFSSGADGLIDIVRGADYVTVSWNHFHDHSKTMLIGHSDANGSQDRGALRVTFHHNFFDGTAQRHPRVRFGEPVHVYNNYYRANTLYGVASTEDAGVLVEANHFENVAHPVYSGYDESGPGRVVERGNVYVNCGRPETLGTVVEPRTYYAYTLDAPANLPALVPAGAGAGRI
- a CDS encoding right-handed parallel beta-helix repeat-containing protein, producing MPEVPPITRRGLLAGTAAAAASAALLTAGTASRARAATPVADTASPARLAAVAAQSADGFASVSALGLNGTTGGVAGPTVTVTTAAQLADYAGRNSPYVILVSGRIQLGGMVTVVADKSILGIGSTAEITGGGLQLGSTTRPGNNVIIRNIRFTRASDDSVSVTNRAHHVWIDHCDFSQGYDGLLDIKRESDYVTVSWNHFHDHSKTCLLGHSDSYTADRGKLRVTYHHNFFDGTDQRHPRVRFAEPVHVYNNYYRANRLYGVASTENAGVLVEGNYFENVAHPIYSGYD